One window of Acidobacteriota bacterium genomic DNA carries:
- a CDS encoding aspartyl protease family protein: MVIAGEWFFCSDDIVRPVIRGEALAYNGRWIQVPFLVDSGADRTVFSGALLAKLGLTPLTVQEGISGLGGAADSVVVETQIQFTRETGGQVVFRGRYAAVTGIDTLDISVLGRDVMDIFAVIVDRPGDVVSLVGQRHRYTIEQI; the protein is encoded by the coding sequence ATGGTAATCGCTGGTGAATGGTTTTTTTGCTCCGACGACATCGTGCGCCCGGTGATTCGGGGTGAGGCTCTTGCGTATAATGGGCGCTGGATCCAAGTTCCCTTTCTTGTTGACAGCGGCGCGGATCGCACGGTGTTTAGTGGCGCTCTGCTGGCGAAGCTGGGCCTGACGCCCCTTACGGTTCAAGAAGGTATAAGCGGACTTGGCGGAGCGGCTGACTCGGTAGTCGTAGAAACTCAGATACAGTTCACTCGTGAAACCGGCGGACAAGTCGTTTTCCGAGGCCGCTATGCGGCCGTTACTGGAATAGACACACTGGACATCAGTGTCCTGGGCCGAGACGTTATGGATATATTCGCAGTGATAGTCGATCGACCCGGTGATGTGGTCAGTCTTGTCGGCCAGCGCCACCGTTACACCATCGAGCAGATTTGA
- a CDS encoding nucleotidyl transferase AbiEii/AbiGii toxin family protein — MIEVIRAAAELQAVCQSQGWQFCFIGGLALQRWGEPRETVDADLTLLTGFGGEEPFIQILLQHFEGRIPDAAQFARERRVLLLRSSKGVGLDVALGALPFEELVVQRSSFFDYPSDIALRTCSAEDLVVLKAFASRGQDWVDIERIIVRQTGKLDWRYIRDQLRPLAELKGAPEILDQLESRRAELEQ, encoded by the coding sequence GTGATTGAGGTCATCCGGGCGGCGGCTGAGCTACAAGCAGTCTGCCAATCGCAGGGCTGGCAGTTTTGTTTTATCGGCGGACTTGCGCTCCAGCGTTGGGGTGAACCGCGCGAAACCGTCGATGCCGACCTGACCCTTCTGACCGGCTTTGGCGGCGAGGAGCCGTTCATTCAAATTCTGCTTCAGCACTTTGAAGGGAGAATTCCAGACGCCGCCCAGTTCGCCCGAGAGCGGCGCGTGCTGCTTCTCCGCTCGAGCAAAGGTGTCGGTCTGGACGTAGCACTTGGGGCGTTGCCGTTCGAAGAATTGGTAGTGCAGCGTTCCTCTTTCTTTGACTATCCCTCCGACATTGCGCTGCGCACGTGCTCAGCCGAAGACCTGGTTGTGTTGAAAGCTTTCGCGAGCCGCGGGCAGGATTGGGTGGATATCGAGCGGATCATTGTACGGCAGACCGGCAAACTCGACTGGCGATATATTCGCGACCAGTTGCGTCCACTGGCTGAGTTGAAGGGCGCTCCGGAAATCCTCGATCAGCTTGAGAGCCGCCGCGCCGAGCTCGAGCAGTAG